One stretch of Macrotis lagotis isolate mMagLag1 chromosome 7, bilby.v1.9.chrom.fasta, whole genome shotgun sequence DNA includes these proteins:
- the OPN1SW gene encoding short-wave-sensitive opsin 1, which produces MSGEEEFYLFKNISSVGPWDGPQYQIAPAWAFHFQTAFMGFVFFAGTPLNAVVLVATLRYKKLRQPLNYILVNVSLAGFIFCIFSVFAVFISSSQGYFIFGRHVCAMEAFLGSVAGLVTGWSLAFLAFERFIVICKPLGNFRFHSKHAMMVVLATWVIGIGVSIPPFFGWSRFIPEGLQCSCGPDWYTVGTKYRSEYYTWFLFIFCFIIPLSLICFSYSQLLGALRTVAAQQQESATTQKAEREVSRMVVMMVGSFCLCYVPYAALAMYMVNNRNHGLDLRLVTIPAFFSKSACVYNPIIYCFMNKQFHACIMEMICRKPMTDDSETSSSQKTEVSTVSSSQVGPS; this is translated from the exons ATGTCAGGGGAGGAGGAGTTCTACCTGTTCAAAAACATCTCATCTGTGGGGCCATGGGATGGCCCTCAGTACCAAATTGCTCCTGCCTGGGCCTTCCACTTCCAGACAGCTTTCATGGGCTTTGTCTTTTTTGCAGGGACACCACTCAATGCTGTGGTGCTTGTTGCTACACTTCGCTATAAGAAATTGCGTCAGCCACTCAACTACATCTTGGTTAACGTCTCCTTGGCTGGTTTCATTTTCTGCATCTTTTCTGTCTTCGCTGTCTTTATCTCTAGCTCCCAAGGCTACTTCATCTTTGGTCGTCATGTTTGTGCTATGGAGGCTTTCCTGGGCTCTGTGGCAG GTTTGGTGACGGGCTGGTCattggccttccttgcctttgaGCGTTTCATTGTCATCTGTAAACCCCTTGGCAACTTCCGCTTCCACTCCAAGCATGCGATGATGGTGGTTCTGGCTACTTGGGTCATTGGCATTGGTGTTTCCATTCCACCTTTCTTTGGCTGGAGCCG GTTCATTCCTGAGGGCCTACAGTGCTCCTGTGGCCCTGACTGGTATACTGTAGGCACAAAATACCGCAGTGAATACTATACTTGGTTCCTCTTCATCTTCTGTTTCATCATTCCTCTCTCCCTCATCTGCTTCTCCTACTCCCAGCTGCTGGGAGCCCTCAGAACT GTTGCGGCCCAGCAACAAGAGTCAGCCACAACGCAGAAGGCAGAGCGGGAGGTAAGCcgcatggtggtgatgatggtgggtTCTTTCTGCCTTTGTTACGTGCCCTATGCTGCCCTGGCCATGTACATGGTCAACAATCGGAATCACGGGCTGGATCTGCGGCTTGTCACCATCCCTGCCTTCTTCTCTAAGAGTGCTTGCGTCTACAACCCCATCATCTATTGCTTCATGAATAAGCAG TTCCATGCCTGCATCATGGAGATGATATGTAGAAAGCCAATGACAGATGACTCTGAAACATCCAGCTCTCAGAAGACCGAAGTCTCCACTGTTTCTTCCAGTCAAGTTGGCCCTAGTTGA